The Fragaria vesca subsp. vesca linkage group LG2, FraVesHawaii_1.0, whole genome shotgun sequence genome includes a window with the following:
- the LOC101292577 gene encoding putative ribonuclease H protein At1g65750-like, whose product MWSIWKNRNTQLWENKRQRPSEAALLSLGWLTEFTAINTSSLGTTVGRQKKWEKPRHGWYKCSCDGAFVTDIHRGGSGVVIRDEHGQFRAGAGKVLVQVTSPFHAELIALLEGLKLAETLHISKIVFETDCLLLQQAVSQPDTDLSTLGTIIAEVKEFLHRYADFRVLHVPCEANRVAHILANHALNYSESQSWFVVAPEFVRDVILSDCSH is encoded by the coding sequence ATGTGGTCCATATGGAAAAATAGAAACACTCAATTATGGGAGAATAAGAGACAAAGACCCAGTGAAGCTGCTTTGCTTAGTTTGGGATGGTTAACAGAATTCACAGCAATCAATACCTCAAGCCTTGGAACTACTGTTGGTAGACAAAAGAAATGGGAAAAACCAAGGCATGGTTGGTATAAATGCAGCTGCGATGGAGCTTTTGTGACTGATATCCATAGAGGAGGAAGTGGAGTTGTAATTCGAGATGAACACGGGCAGTTCCGTGCAGGGGCTGGTAAGGTTCTCGTACAAGTTACTTCTCCTTTCCATGCTGAATTGATAGCTTTATTGGAGGGTTTGAAACTAGCTGAAACTTTGCATATCAGTAAGATTGTTTTTGAGACTGATTGTTTGCTGCTTCAGCAAGCAGTATCGCAACCAGATACAGATCTTTCTACCTTGGGTACCATCATAGCAGAGGTGAAAGAGTTTCTTCACCGGTATGCAGATTTTAGAGTTCTCCATGTACCTTGTGAGGCTAATAGAGTAGCCCATATCCTCGCAAATCATGCTTTGAACTATAGTGAAAGCCAGAGCTGGTTTGTTGTTGCTCCCGAATTTGTAAGGGATGTCATCTTAAGTGATTGTAGTCACTAG